The Triticum dicoccoides isolate Atlit2015 ecotype Zavitan chromosome 6A, WEW_v2.0, whole genome shotgun sequence genome has a window encoding:
- the LOC119316016 gene encoding probable histone acetyltransferase HAC-like 1 → MEKSLLTIALALALAIFIMELAGEDSIWIQPTLSDPLVASSSSSSSSVGSNTDRSTLLPCEGACRPSLPLLEDASTEGLLIQVGTRLRLRGLALESCRDFPRRVPRTAGTLPSWPVGPLIIDSLREDPLYGQQLPPVSDSINENACQLCKQEKLTFEPPPMYCFPCGARIRRNGPYYAYDTRDTHHSVCIPCYNKSRAHTIEVEGQMFPKARFQKKRNDEETQECRGLHVPSPQSAVLGASDLPRTALSDHIEERLFKRLKLERQARAVQTGRSFDEVAGADGLVVRVVSSVDKKVGVKPRFLETFQEDNYPTEFPYKSKAVLLFQKIDGVEVCLFGMYVQEFGAECAFPNQRRVYLSYLDSVKYFRPGIKAATGEALRTFVYHEILIGYLEYCKQRGFTSCYIWARPPLEGDNIFYCNPTIQTTRTSDILREWCLAMIRKATKEEIVVELTNLYDHFFITTGECKAKVTASRLPYFDGGYWPGAAEDMVNQLHQEEDDQKLQKKGNAKKIIRKRALEAACHTDLSGNASKDDMLMQKLGETIYPMKEDFIMVHLQYSCSHCRSFMSSGKRWACHQCRSFYICDKCYSAEQELEERERHPSNSRETHKLHPVDIVGVPEETKDGDGIIESKFFDTRQAFLSLCQENHYQFDTLRRARHSSMMVLYHLHNPTLQRFNRAV, encoded by the exons GACGCTGTCTGATCCATtagtggcttcctcctcctcctcctcctcctctgtagggAGCAATACAGACCGCTCGACTCTGCTTCCTTGTGAAGGCGCGTGTCGTCCTTCTTTGCCGCTTCTTGAGGATGCAAGCACGGAGGGCCTCCTCATCCAAGTCGGCACGCGACTCCGCCTCCGCGGCCTCGCCCTTGAGAGCTGTCGCGACTTCCCGCGCCGTGTTCCTCGCACGGCGGGCACGCTGCCCTCTTGGCCAGTTGGGCC GCTTATTATTGATTCACTACGTGAAGATCCCCTATATGGTCAACAACTGCCGCCGGTGTCTGATAGTATAAATGAAAATGCATGCCAGCTCTGCAAACAGGAAAAACTCACTTTTGAACCCCCACCAATGTATTGCTTCCCTTGTGGTGCTCGGATAAGGCGAAATGGACCATACTATGCTTATGATACTCGTGATACCCACCACTCTGTCTGCATTCCATGTTACAATAAGTCCCGTGCTCACACCATTGAGGTTGAAGGACAGATGTTTCCGAAGGCCCGATTTCAGAAAAAAAGAAATGATGAGGAAACTCAAGAATGT CGTGGGCTGCACGTGCCTTCACCACAGAGTGCTGTTCTTGGGGCAAGTGATCTGCCAAGAACTGCTCTTAGCGATCATATTGAAGAGCGGCTTTTTAAACGGCTTAAGCTGGAGAGACAGGCTCGTGCAGTTCAGACAGGACGTAGTTTTGACGAG GTTGCTGGAGCAGATGGTCTTGTGGTCAGAGTTGTTTCATCAGTGGATAAGAAGGTTGGAGTTAAACCACGTTTTTTGGAAACTTTTCAAGAAGATAATTACCCGACGGAATTCCCTTACAAGTCCAAG GCTGTTCTTTTGTTCCAGAAAATAGATGGTGTAGAAGTCTGCTTATTTGGAATGTATGTTCAAGAATTTGGTGCTGAATGCGCTTTCCCGAACCAACGTCGTGTTTACTTGTCATACCTGGATTCTGTGAAATACTTCAGACCTGGGATTAAAGCAGCCACTGGAGAGGCCTTGCGTACATTCGTCTACCATGAAATTCTG ATAGGATATCTTGAATACTGCAAGCAGCGTGGATTCACAAGCTGTTATATATGGGCTCGCCCACCTCTGGAAGGTGATAACATTTTTTATTGCAATCCTACGATTCAGACGACTCGAACATCTGACATACTCCGGGAGTG GTGCTTAGCCATGATTCGAAAAGCTACTAAGGAGGAGATTGTTGTTGAGCTTACAAATCTGTATGACCATTTCTTCATTACTACGGGAGAGTGCAAGGCTAAGGTTACTGCTTCTCGTTTGCCTTACTTCGATGGAGGTTACTGGCCAGGAGCTGCTGAAGATATGGTCAATCAACTGCATCAAGAAGAAGAtgaccaaaagcttcagaagaagGGTAATGCAAAGAAAATTATTAGAAAAAGAGCTCTTGAAGCTGCTTGCCACACTGATCTAAGTGGAAACGCTTCCAAGGATGATATGCTGATGCAAAAG CTTGGGGAAACCATTTATCCAATGAAGGAGGATTTCATTATGGTCCATTTGCAGTATTCTTGTAGCCACTGTCGTAGCTTTATGTCGTCTGGAAAACGTTGGGCTTGTCATCAATGCAGAAGTTTTTACATCTGTGACAA GTGCTACAGTGCAGAACAAGAGCTTGAAGAGAGGGAGAGGCATCCGAGCAATAGTAGAGAAACACATAAGCTCCATCCG GTTGACATTGTGGGTGTGCCTGAAGAGACAAAGGATGGAGACGGTATCATAGAAAGCAAGTTTTTCGACACCAGGCAGGCGTTTCTCAGTCTTTGTCAAGAGAACCATTACCAATTTGACACCCTTCGCCGTGCCAGGCATTCGTCGATGATGGTGCTGTACCACCTACATAATCCCACTCTCCAGCGTTTCAATAGGGCTGTGTAG
- the LOC119318119 gene encoding protein FIP1-like, producing the protein MPQRGGAAPAAPAPEEDALFIDLLHEAPLSGHREPRSIVSGTLYCILLVGYAAVSVSAPWIFLRVPGMIPPLLCSCNVILLLLTGIFQQYWVHQVRKVRLQGYYDFSQKLKHIARLPFATIAYGTALMLLIIVWQPFVHILSISLLLRITIVVEATCAGCFMSLYIWYIHKYNSLDGRPDILQSLYSALQPSTTTLEDRRYYDGRLSDQQMALLQYQRENIHYLSEEVLRLQECLSKYQRTDVGNTPQVDLVHLLASRDQELRALSAEMNQVHSELQLARGLIDEKDSEIQRIRLSNSQYVEENDRLRAILGEWSSRAAKLERALEAERLSNIELRKNIAKFRGQLHKEQHA; encoded by the exons ATGCCgcagcggggcggcgcggcgcccgccgcccccgcccccgaggaGGACGCGCT GTTTATCGATTTACTACATGAAGCTCCCCTGTCTGGCCATCGAGAGCCTAGGAGCATAGTCAGTGGCACCTTGTACTGTATATTGTTG GTAGGTTATGCTGCTGTGTCTGTGTCAGCTCCATGGATATTTCTTCGTGTACCAGGCATGATCCCTCCATTGCTATGCAGCTGCAATGTTATCCTTCTGCTTCTTACAG GCATTTTTCAACAATATTGGGTTCACCAGGTCAGGAAAGTGAGGTTGCAG GGCTATTATGATTTTAGCCAAAAACTGAAGCACATTGCTCGACTTCCATTTGCCACTATTGCTTATG GCACTGCTTTAATGCTCTTAATCATAGTCTGGCAACCTTTTGTACATATACTATCAATTTCATTGTTACTAAG GATTACTATCGTGGTTGAAGCAACATGTGCTGGATGCTTTATGAGCTTATACATAT ggtatatcCATAAGTACAACTCTTTGGATGGGCGGCCTGATATCTTGCAGTCATTATATTCTGCACTTCAACCATCTACTACGACTTTGGAAGATCGAAG ATATTATGATGGCCGTCTCTCTGACCAGCAGATGGCATTACTTCAATACCAAAGGGAGAATATTCATTACCTGAGTGAGGAG GTGCTGCGCTTGCAAGAATGTTTGAGCAAATACCAGAGAACTGATGTTGGGAACACTCCTCAG GTTGATCTTGTCCATCTTTTAGCATCTCGTGACCAAGAACTTCGAGCACTCTCCGCCGAG ATGAATCAAGTGCACTCAGAGCTTCAGCTTGCTCGTGGCCTGATTGATGAAAAGGACTCGGAGATCCAGCGTATTCGTTTGAGCAACAGTCAG TACGTTGAAGAAAATGATAGACTCAGAGCTATTCTTGGAGAATGGAGTTCTCGAGCAGCAAAG CTTGAACGGGCACTGGAGGCAGAGCGACTGTCAAACATTGAACTGCGGAAGAACATTGCAAAATTCCGAGGGCAATTGCATAAGGAGCAACACGCCTGA